The bacterium genome includes the window TTTCCCGCTGGAACCGGAAAGAAAACCGGAAGCAGTGCGCTTAAAAAAATCTAAAAATCCGGATTTTTCAAAGGAGTGATCGCATGGCTACAATATTGGTAATCGAAGATGAATCCTCCATTTTGCTGGGACTCGAAGATGCGCTGTCTCTGGAATCTTATGAGGTACTGACTGCCCGCAACGGCGAACTGGGGCTCAAATTCGCACTCCAGGAAAATGTTGATCTTATCATTTTGGATATCATGCTTCCTAAGATGAGTGGCTTTGAGGTATTGGAGCATTTTAGGCGGCACAATAAAACCACACCGGTTGTCCTGCTGACTGCCAAGGGACAGGAAAAAGATAAAGTCAAAGGATTCAATCTGGGGGCAGATGATTATGTGACCAAACCCTTCAGCATCAAAGAATTGCTGGCACGCATCCGAGCCCTTTTCAAGCGAACGCAGCATTCCTCAAACGGCGTCGAGACGTATTCCTTGAACAGTATTTCCTT containing:
- a CDS encoding response regulator transcription factor, which codes for MATILVIEDESSILLGLEDALSLESYEVLTARNGELGLKFALQENVDLIILDIMLPKMSGFEVLEHFRRHNKTTPVVLLTAKGQEKDKVKGFNLGADDYVTKPFSIKELLARIRALFKRTQHSSNGVETYSLNSISFDFKAMQAKRRGKEIFFSVRELELLRFLIGCSHEVVSRTQILEKIWCYDIDTAPTTRTIDNYIVKLRQKIEANPEKPRHILTVHRKGYRFEP